The following are encoded in a window of Kitasatospora fiedleri genomic DNA:
- a CDS encoding amino acid ABC transporter permease — MTAVTSETPLADRQPVDDTAELPIVPHRRPWRLVAGLAALVLAAQFLHGLAVNPGWDWPTFRAFVFSDSILRAVGVTLQLTLYGTVLGFALGAVIAALRLSGSPILRTIAWTYVWAFRSIPLIVQLVFWFNLAYLYKRIGIGIPFGPSFVSFGTMDLLGALGAAVLGLALHQAAYAAEIIRGGVLAVDAGQLEAAAALGIPRFRQAWRIVLPQAMRGILPNAANEVISLFKGTSIVYVMAIGELFYQVQVIYGRTGRVVPLLLVATVWYVLLTTALSLVQYWVERYFARGSGRAAPPTPWQRLRAAATEIKEKRA; from the coding sequence ATGACCGCCGTGACTTCCGAAACCCCCCTCGCCGACCGACAACCCGTGGACGACACCGCCGAGTTGCCGATCGTTCCGCACCGCAGGCCGTGGCGGCTGGTGGCCGGTCTGGCCGCGCTGGTGCTGGCCGCCCAGTTCCTGCACGGACTGGCCGTCAACCCCGGCTGGGACTGGCCGACCTTCCGCGCCTTCGTGTTCTCCGACAGCATCCTGCGCGCGGTCGGCGTCACCCTCCAACTCACTCTCTACGGCACGGTCCTGGGCTTCGCGCTGGGCGCGGTGATCGCCGCGCTGCGGCTGTCCGGCAGCCCGATCCTGCGCACCATCGCCTGGACGTACGTGTGGGCGTTCCGCTCGATCCCGCTGATCGTGCAGCTGGTGTTCTGGTTCAACCTGGCCTACCTGTACAAGCGGATCGGCATCGGCATCCCGTTCGGCCCGAGCTTCGTCTCCTTCGGCACCATGGACCTGCTCGGCGCGCTCGGCGCGGCCGTCCTCGGCCTGGCCCTGCACCAGGCCGCGTACGCCGCCGAGATCATCCGCGGCGGCGTGCTCGCGGTGGACGCCGGACAGCTGGAGGCCGCCGCCGCGCTCGGCATCCCGAGGTTCCGGCAGGCCTGGCGGATCGTGCTGCCGCAGGCCATGCGCGGCATCCTGCCGAACGCCGCCAACGAGGTCATCTCGCTGTTCAAGGGCACCTCGATCGTCTACGTGATGGCGATCGGCGAGCTCTTCTACCAGGTGCAGGTGATCTACGGCCGCACCGGCCGGGTGGTGCCGCTGCTGCTGGTCGCCACCGTCTGGTACGTGCTGCTGACCACCGCGCTCTCGCTCGTCCAGTACTGGGTCGAGCGCTACTTCGCCCGCGGCAGCGGACGCGCCGCGCCGCCCACCCCCTGGCAGCGGCTGCGGGCCGCCGCCACCGAGATCAAGGAGAAGCGGGCATGA
- a CDS encoding amino acid ABC transporter permease — MASPAVPSARARSAAPPDPTDQPPTGTVPAELPIVPRRRPGRYLSGGLALLAAALLLRSLAGNAAFEWSVVGSYLTAPSILRGLLLTLWLTGAVTALGFALGTALAVARLSGNPVLQALSWGFVWIFRATPLLVQLLLWFNIGALYPKLSLSLPFGGELFAVKTVDLLGPVLTALIGLTLHEAAFAAEVVRSGVLSVDQGQLEAAASLGLGRGRVLRRIVLPQAMRAILPPAGNMLIGTLKGTSIISVLAVHDLLFSTQLVYNQTYQVIPLLMVATLWYIAVTSVLSVGQYYLERHFARGATRAGLPPTPWQRARAAFRRAVGR, encoded by the coding sequence ATGGCCTCGCCCGCCGTCCCGTCCGCCCGCGCCCGGTCCGCCGCGCCGCCGGACCCGACCGACCAGCCCCCCACCGGGACCGTCCCCGCCGAGCTGCCGATCGTGCCCCGCCGCCGCCCCGGGCGGTACCTGAGCGGCGGGCTGGCGCTGCTGGCCGCCGCCCTGCTGCTGCGCTCGCTGGCCGGCAACGCGGCCTTCGAGTGGTCGGTGGTCGGCAGCTACCTGACCGCGCCGTCGATCCTGCGCGGCCTGCTGCTGACGCTCTGGCTGACCGGCGCGGTGACCGCCCTCGGCTTCGCCCTGGGCACCGCGCTGGCGGTGGCCCGGCTGTCGGGCAATCCGGTACTCCAGGCGCTGAGTTGGGGCTTCGTCTGGATCTTCCGGGCCACCCCGCTGCTGGTCCAGCTGCTGCTCTGGTTCAACATCGGGGCGCTGTACCCGAAGCTGTCGCTGAGCCTGCCGTTCGGCGGCGAGCTGTTCGCGGTGAAGACCGTCGACCTGCTCGGCCCGGTGCTCACCGCCCTGATCGGACTGACCCTGCACGAGGCCGCGTTCGCCGCCGAGGTGGTCCGCTCCGGCGTCCTGTCGGTCGACCAGGGCCAGCTGGAGGCGGCCGCCTCGCTGGGCCTGGGCCGCGGCCGGGTGCTGCGGCGGATCGTGCTGCCGCAGGCGATGCGGGCGATCCTGCCGCCCGCCGGGAACATGCTGATCGGCACCCTCAAGGGCACCTCGATCATCAGCGTGCTGGCCGTCCACGACCTGCTGTTCTCCACCCAGTTGGTCTACAACCAGACCTACCAGGTGATCCCGCTGCTGATGGTGGCCACCCTCTGGTACATCGCGGTGACCAGCGTGCTGTCCGTCGGCCAGTACTACCTGGAGCGGCACTTCGCCCGCGGCGCCACCCGGGCCGGGCTGCCGCCGACCCCGTGGCAGCGGGCCCGGGCCGCCTTCCGCCGCGCGGTCGGGCGGTGA
- a CDS encoding FdhF/YdeP family oxidoreductase — MAKQPPHRDPAQDAPQTSPPAHAAAGLPAIGHTLRMAADQMSPGRVLATLRRVNQPGGFDCPGCAWPEPDKPHLAEFCENGAKAVAEEATERRITPAFFAEHPVAELAGRSGYWLGQQGRLTTPMLLDAGADHYTPIDWDDAFALIAEELTALGSPDEAAFYTSGRTSNEAAFAYQLFARRLGTNNLPDCSNMCHESSGSALTETLGVGKGSVSLKDLYQADLIIVAGQNPGTNHPRMLSALERAKRAGAKIVSVNPLPEAGLERFKNPQTPRGLVGGGTRLTDLFLQIRLGGDLALFRALNHLLLTTPGAVDEAFVAEHCAGYPEFAAEAAELDRDATLRATGLPWEQVEELHRLVLGAKKVIVCWAMGLTQHKHSVPTIREVVNFLLLRGNVGRPGAGVCPVRGHSNVQGDRTMGIFERPSAAFLDALGKEFGFEPPRHHGFDTVDTIRAMRDGRVKVFFAMGGNFVSAGPDTDTTEAAMRRCRLTVHVSTKLNRSHLVTGARALILPTLGRTDRDLTAAGQQFVSVEDSMGMVHASRGGLRPPAPGLLSEVAIVARLARAALGPQDPTPWEEFALDYDRVRERIARVVPGFDDYNTRVRRPGGFALPHAPRDTRTFPTATGKANFTVNPLTAPEVPPGRLLLQTLRSHDQYNTTVYGLDDRYRGITGGRRVVLVNPADAAELGLADGQYVDLVGEWTDGVERRAPHFRVVHYPVARGGAAAYYPETNVLVPLDSTADISNTPTSKSVVVRLEAE; from the coding sequence ATGGCCAAGCAGCCCCCGCACCGCGACCCCGCCCAGGACGCGCCGCAGACCTCCCCGCCGGCCCACGCCGCCGCCGGGCTGCCCGCGATCGGGCACACCCTGCGGATGGCCGCCGACCAGATGTCGCCGGGGCGGGTGCTCGCCACCCTGCGCCGGGTCAACCAGCCGGGCGGCTTCGACTGCCCCGGCTGCGCCTGGCCCGAGCCGGACAAGCCGCACCTGGCCGAGTTCTGCGAGAACGGCGCCAAGGCCGTCGCCGAGGAGGCCACCGAACGCCGGATCACCCCGGCCTTCTTCGCCGAGCACCCGGTCGCCGAACTCGCCGGGCGCTCCGGCTACTGGCTCGGCCAGCAGGGCCGGCTCACCACCCCGATGCTGCTGGACGCGGGCGCCGACCACTACACCCCGATCGACTGGGACGACGCCTTCGCCCTGATCGCCGAGGAGCTGACCGCGCTCGGCTCCCCGGACGAGGCCGCCTTCTACACCTCCGGCCGCACCTCCAACGAGGCCGCCTTCGCGTACCAGCTGTTCGCCCGCCGGCTCGGCACCAACAACCTGCCCGACTGCTCCAACATGTGCCACGAGTCCTCGGGTTCGGCGCTCACCGAGACGCTCGGCGTCGGCAAGGGCAGCGTCTCGCTCAAGGACCTCTACCAGGCCGACCTGATCATCGTCGCGGGCCAGAACCCGGGCACCAACCACCCCCGGATGCTCTCCGCCCTGGAGCGCGCCAAGCGGGCCGGCGCGAAGATCGTCAGCGTCAACCCGCTGCCCGAGGCCGGGCTGGAGCGCTTCAAGAACCCGCAGACCCCGCGCGGCCTGGTCGGCGGCGGCACCAGGCTCACCGACCTGTTCCTGCAGATCCGGCTCGGCGGCGACCTCGCCCTGTTCCGCGCCCTCAACCACCTGCTGCTCACCACCCCGGGCGCGGTCGACGAGGCGTTCGTCGCCGAACACTGCGCCGGCTACCCGGAGTTCGCCGCCGAGGCGGCCGAGCTCGACCGGGACGCCACGCTGCGCGCCACCGGGCTGCCCTGGGAGCAGGTCGAGGAGCTGCACCGCCTGGTGCTCGGCGCGAAGAAGGTCATCGTCTGCTGGGCGATGGGCCTCACCCAGCACAAGCACTCCGTGCCGACCATCCGCGAGGTGGTCAACTTCCTGCTGCTGCGCGGCAACGTGGGCCGCCCCGGCGCCGGCGTCTGCCCGGTCCGGGGGCACAGCAACGTGCAGGGCGACCGCACCATGGGCATCTTCGAACGCCCCTCCGCCGCCTTCCTGGACGCCCTGGGCAAGGAGTTCGGCTTCGAGCCGCCGCGCCACCACGGCTTCGACACCGTCGACACCATCCGGGCCATGCGCGACGGCCGGGTCAAGGTGTTCTTCGCGATGGGCGGCAACTTCGTCTCGGCCGGCCCGGACACCGACACCACCGAGGCCGCGATGCGCCGCTGCCGGCTGACCGTGCACGTCTCCACCAAGCTCAACCGCTCGCACCTGGTCACCGGCGCCCGCGCCCTGATCCTGCCCACCCTGGGCCGCACCGACCGCGACCTCACCGCCGCCGGGCAGCAGTTCGTCAGCGTCGAGGACTCCATGGGCATGGTGCACGCCTCCCGCGGCGGCCTGCGCCCGCCCGCGCCCGGCCTGCTCTCCGAGGTCGCCATCGTGGCCCGGCTGGCCCGCGCCGCCCTCGGCCCCCAGGACCCCACCCCCTGGGAGGAGTTCGCCCTCGACTACGACCGCGTCCGCGAGCGGATCGCCCGCGTCGTCCCCGGCTTCGACGACTACAACACCCGGGTCCGCCGCCCCGGCGGCTTCGCCCTCCCGCACGCCCCGCGCGACACCCGCACCTTCCCCACCGCCACCGGGAAGGCCAACTTCACCGTCAACCCGCTGACCGCCCCCGAGGTCCCGCCGGGCCGGCTGCTGCTCCAGACCCTGCGCTCGCACGACCAGTACAACACCACCGTCTACGGCCTGGACGACCGCTACCGGGGCATCACCGGCGGGCGCCGGGTGGTCCTGGTCAACCCCGCCGACGCCGCCGAACTCGGCCTGGCCGACGGGCAGTACGTCGACCTGGTCGGCGAGTGGACCGACGGCGTCGAACGCCGCGCCCCGCACTTCCGGGTGGTGCACTACCCCGTCGCCCGCGGCGGCGCCGCCGCGTACTACCCCGAGACCAACGTCCTGGTCCCGCTGGACTCCACGGCCGACATCAGCAACACCCCGACCTCGAAGTCGGTCGTGGTCCGCCTCGAAGCCGAGTAA
- a CDS encoding MDR family MFS transporter, with translation MSTTLKAPPQVQMSHRQVLEALSGLLLGLFVAVLSSTVVSNALPRILTDLHGGESAYTWVVTAALLSITAATPLWGKLSDLVSKKLLVQIAMVIYVFSSALAGLSQSIGMLIFCRVLQGIGAGGVIALGQICLAAMVPPRERGRYSGYFGAVFALATIGGPLIGGVIVDTSWLGWRWCFYVGVPFALVAILVLQRTLKLPEAAARKPKIDYLGATLITAAVSLLMIWISLAGKNYDWVSWQTFVMVFGGLALAGLFVAVEKRAAEPLIPLDLFRHRTVALAALASAFVGVGMYGTTTFLGQYFQLAKEKSPTQAGLLTLPMILGLAVSSTVAGRLITKYGKWKGFLVAGTVLLATGLGLMGTARADTSYALLALYMLLAGIGLGLTSQNLVLAVQNTVPRNELGAASSVVTFFRTMGGAMGVSALGALLGNKVASYAAENFAKAGIPAAGAGGDGIPDLKKLPAQIVPLITDAYGHGVGTVFLIAAPFAVVGFLLVLFIREVPLRTSNEERAAAPAEAKAAELVAD, from the coding sequence ATGTCGACGACCCTCAAAGCACCGCCGCAGGTCCAGATGTCCCACCGCCAAGTCCTCGAAGCCCTCTCGGGCCTGCTGCTCGGCCTGTTCGTGGCCGTGCTCTCCTCCACGGTCGTCTCCAACGCGCTCCCGCGAATCCTCACCGACCTGCACGGCGGCGAGTCCGCGTACACCTGGGTGGTCACCGCCGCCCTGCTGTCGATCACCGCCGCCACCCCGCTCTGGGGCAAGCTCTCCGACCTGGTCAGCAAGAAGCTGCTGGTCCAGATCGCCATGGTGATCTACGTGTTCTCCTCGGCGCTGGCCGGCCTGTCGCAGAGCATCGGCATGCTGATCTTCTGCCGGGTGCTCCAGGGCATCGGCGCCGGCGGCGTGATCGCGCTCGGCCAGATCTGCCTGGCCGCGATGGTCCCGCCGCGCGAACGCGGCCGCTACAGCGGCTACTTCGGCGCCGTCTTCGCGCTCGCCACCATCGGCGGCCCGCTGATCGGCGGCGTCATCGTGGACACCTCCTGGCTCGGCTGGCGCTGGTGCTTCTACGTCGGCGTCCCGTTCGCCCTGGTCGCCATCCTGGTGCTGCAGCGCACCCTCAAGCTGCCCGAGGCCGCGGCCCGCAAGCCGAAGATCGACTACCTGGGCGCGACGCTGATCACCGCCGCCGTCAGCCTGCTGATGATCTGGATCTCGCTGGCCGGCAAGAACTACGACTGGGTCTCCTGGCAGACCTTCGTGATGGTGTTCGGCGGCCTGGCGCTGGCCGGCCTGTTCGTCGCGGTCGAGAAGCGCGCCGCCGAGCCGCTGATCCCGCTCGACCTGTTCCGCCACCGCACCGTCGCCCTCGCCGCGCTGGCCAGCGCCTTCGTCGGCGTCGGGATGTACGGCACCACCACCTTCCTCGGCCAGTACTTCCAGCTCGCCAAGGAGAAGTCGCCCACCCAGGCCGGCCTGCTCACCCTGCCGATGATCCTCGGCCTCGCGGTCTCCTCCACCGTGGCCGGCCGGCTGATCACCAAGTACGGCAAGTGGAAGGGCTTCCTGGTCGCCGGCACCGTGCTGCTCGCCACCGGCCTCGGCCTGATGGGCACCGCCCGGGCCGACACCTCGTACGCGCTGCTCGCCCTCTACATGCTGCTGGCCGGCATCGGCCTCGGCCTGACCAGCCAGAACCTGGTGCTCGCGGTGCAGAACACGGTGCCGCGCAACGAGCTCGGCGCGGCCAGCTCGGTGGTCACCTTCTTCCGCACCATGGGCGGCGCGATGGGCGTCTCCGCGCTCGGCGCGCTGCTCGGCAACAAGGTCGCCAGTTACGCGGCGGAGAACTTCGCCAAGGCCGGCATCCCGGCCGCCGGGGCGGGCGGCGACGGCATCCCGGACCTCAAGAAGCTGCCCGCGCAGATCGTCCCGCTGATCACCGACGCGTACGGGCACGGCGTCGGCACGGTGTTCCTGATCGCCGCGCCGTTCGCGGTGGTCGGCTTCCTGCTGGTGCTGTTCATCCGCGAGGTGCCGCTGCGCACCTCCAACGAGGAGCGGGCCGCCGCCCCCGCCGAGGCCAAGGCCGCGGAGCTGGTCGCGGACTGA
- a CDS encoding GNAT family N-acetyltransferase encodes MSELTVARAVLGDPLTAPLIRELTHEYVTRYGPEGRQEMERHGAAEFTPPDGLLLLLLRDGEPVAGGAYRRHADEGTAELKRMWTSAAHRRQGLGRRVLAELEAAAGQAGYRRIFLTTGPRQPEAEALYLATGYTPLFDLRAPRPELKPLPFEKHLQLPHARTTFAQDLAAAAAAGKAPSR; translated from the coding sequence ATGAGCGAGCTGACCGTGGCGCGGGCCGTGCTCGGCGACCCGCTCACCGCCCCCCTGATCCGCGAACTCACCCACGAGTACGTCACCCGCTACGGCCCCGAGGGCCGGCAGGAGATGGAGCGGCACGGCGCCGCGGAGTTCACCCCGCCGGACGGCCTGCTGCTCCTGCTGCTGCGCGACGGCGAACCGGTGGCCGGCGGCGCCTACCGCCGGCACGCGGACGAGGGCACCGCCGAACTGAAGCGGATGTGGACCTCCGCCGCGCACCGCCGCCAGGGCCTGGGCCGCCGGGTCCTGGCCGAACTGGAGGCCGCCGCCGGGCAGGCCGGCTACCGGCGGATCTTCCTCACCACCGGCCCGCGCCAGCCGGAGGCCGAGGCGCTCTACCTGGCGACCGGCTACACCCCGCTGTTCGACCTCCGGGCGCCGCGCCCGGAGCTGAAGCCGCTGCCGTTCGAGAAGCACCTGCAACTCCCGCACGCACGAACCACGTTCGCGCAAGACCTGGCCGCCGCCGCGGCGGCCGGAAAGGCACCCTCCAGATGA
- a CDS encoding inorganic phosphate transporter, giving the protein MEHITFLVAVVIITALAFDFTNGFHDTANAMATSIATGALRPKVAVTIAAVLNFAGAFLSVKVATTISGGLVNEKAGLQPSIIFAALVGAILWNLLTWLKGLPSSSSHALYGGLIGATVVGVGLHGVNFSTVLSKILIPAVASPLVAGLASWGATKLAYLITRGAPKAGTEKGFRRGQVLSSSLISLAHGTNDAQKTMGIITLTLVSAGALHKGDGPPTWVIASAGTAIALGTYMGGWRIIRSMGSGLADIRPPQGFASETAAATVILTSSHMGYGLSTTQVCSGGIMGAGLGGPSGRLRWGMVRRMFYTWGLTLPAAAAVSGLAALVAGRGDWGVAVVGLVLVLGAGSMWLLSRRQPVHAGNVHGADVAPVTEVPASAPTAPTTLAA; this is encoded by the coding sequence ATGGAACACATCACGTTCCTGGTGGCCGTTGTGATCATCACGGCGCTCGCCTTCGACTTCACCAACGGCTTCCACGACACCGCCAACGCGATGGCCACCTCCATCGCGACCGGCGCGCTCCGGCCCAAGGTCGCCGTCACGATCGCGGCGGTGCTGAACTTCGCCGGCGCCTTCCTCTCGGTGAAGGTCGCCACCACCATCTCGGGCGGCCTCGTCAACGAGAAGGCCGGACTGCAGCCCTCGATCATCTTCGCCGCCCTGGTCGGCGCGATCCTGTGGAACCTGCTGACCTGGCTCAAGGGCCTGCCCTCGTCCTCCTCGCACGCCCTGTACGGCGGCCTGATCGGCGCCACCGTGGTCGGGGTCGGCCTGCACGGGGTGAACTTCTCCACCGTGCTCTCCAAGATCCTGATCCCGGCGGTCGCCTCCCCGCTGGTCGCGGGCCTGGCCTCCTGGGGCGCCACCAAGCTGGCCTACCTGATCACCCGGGGCGCGCCGAAGGCGGGCACCGAGAAGGGCTTCCGCCGCGGGCAGGTCCTCTCCTCCTCGCTGATCTCGCTCGCGCACGGCACCAACGACGCGCAGAAGACCATGGGCATCATCACGCTGACCCTGGTCTCGGCCGGTGCCCTGCACAAGGGCGACGGCCCGCCGACCTGGGTGATCGCCAGCGCGGGCACGGCCATCGCGCTGGGCACCTACATGGGCGGCTGGCGGATCATCCGCTCGATGGGCTCCGGCCTGGCCGACATCCGGCCGCCGCAGGGCTTCGCCTCGGAGACCGCCGCCGCGACGGTGATCCTGACCTCCTCGCACATGGGCTACGGCCTGTCCACCACCCAGGTCTGCTCCGGCGGCATCATGGGCGCGGGCCTGGGCGGCCCGTCCGGCCGGCTGCGCTGGGGCATGGTGCGCCGGATGTTCTACACCTGGGGCCTGACCCTGCCGGCCGCCGCCGCGGTCTCCGGCCTGGCCGCGCTGGTGGCCGGCCGCGGTGACTGGGGCGTGGCCGTGGTCGGCCTGGTCCTGGTGCTGGGCGCCGGTTCGATGTGGCTGCTCTCGCGCCGCCAGCCGGTGCACGCCGGCAACGTGCACGGCGCGGACGTCGCCCCCGTCACCGAGGTGCCCGCCTCCGCCCCCACCGCCCCGACCACCCTCGCGGCCTGA
- a CDS encoding LLM class flavin-dependent oxidoreductase, producing MPVEFLGIAATGDGSETTARTTHAFDRDYTLRLARAHEDHGWDRVLFAYGAGSPEPAAAAAYLAAKLDRLQILLAHRPNVSYPTFAAKTFATLDRISDGRLTVHFITGGSDHEQQREGDFLPKDRRYDRTREYIGIVKKAWTSREPFDHAGEFYRFNDFVSDVFPVQQPRPDVSFGGSSPAAFAAGGAEADIYALWGEPLARTAEQIELVKAAAAAAGRTDTPRIQVAFRPIIAPTEELAWEKAHRTVAAIKARREGNDLVRRRLANGARPENSGSQRLLEIAEAGERYDRALWTPTAAATGGAGNSNALVGTPETVAQALLDYYDLGVDILSARGYDHVDDAIDFGRYVIPIVREEVAKRDAAKAAGAAAA from the coding sequence ATGCCCGTCGAGTTCCTCGGAATCGCCGCCACCGGCGACGGTTCGGAGACCACCGCCCGCACCACCCACGCCTTCGACCGCGACTACACGCTGCGCCTGGCCCGCGCCCACGAGGACCACGGCTGGGACCGGGTGCTGTTCGCCTACGGCGCCGGCTCGCCCGAGCCCGCCGCCGCCGCCGCGTACCTCGCCGCCAAACTCGACCGGCTGCAGATCCTGCTGGCGCACCGCCCGAACGTCTCCTACCCGACCTTCGCGGCCAAGACCTTCGCCACCCTGGACCGGATCAGCGACGGCCGGCTCACCGTGCACTTCATCACCGGCGGCAGCGACCACGAGCAGCAGCGCGAGGGCGACTTCCTGCCCAAGGACCGCCGCTACGACCGCACCCGCGAGTACATCGGCATCGTCAAGAAGGCCTGGACCAGCCGCGAACCCTTCGACCACGCGGGCGAGTTCTACCGTTTCAACGACTTCGTCTCGGACGTCTTCCCGGTCCAGCAGCCCCGGCCGGACGTCTCCTTCGGCGGCTCCTCGCCCGCCGCGTTCGCCGCCGGCGGCGCCGAGGCCGACATCTACGCGCTGTGGGGCGAACCGCTGGCCCGCACCGCCGAGCAGATCGAGCTGGTCAAGGCCGCCGCCGCGGCCGCCGGGCGCACCGACACCCCGCGCATCCAGGTCGCCTTCCGGCCGATCATCGCGCCCACCGAGGAACTCGCCTGGGAGAAGGCGCACCGCACGGTCGCCGCGATCAAGGCCCGCCGGGAGGGCAACGACCTGGTCCGCCGCCGCCTGGCCAACGGCGCCCGGCCGGAGAACTCCGGCTCCCAGCGGCTGCTGGAGATCGCCGAGGCGGGCGAGCGCTACGACCGCGCGCTGTGGACCCCGACCGCCGCCGCCACCGGCGGCGCGGGCAACTCCAACGCCCTGGTCGGCACGCCCGAGACGGTCGCCCAGGCGCTGCTCGACTACTACGACCTCGGCGTGGACATCCTCTCCGCCCGCGGCTACGACCACGTCGACGACGCGATCGACTTCGGCCGGTACGTCATCCCGATCGTCCGCGAGGAGGTCGCCAAGCGCGACGCCGCCAAGGCCGCCGGGGCCGCGGCGGCATGA
- a CDS encoding C40 family peptidase has protein sequence MGAGQRTESTGLRPWVRAALRCGAVLAAAALTLPFFASAAYAVPGPGAPAVSAGSDPLAEAKRTLGPMLDELHALYQQAETATEQYNGTVAKLAEQQATVEDLNNRAARQQDAVDAGSDLASQLAAAQYRNSQISGYAELLMAENPYEAVVIAELLNSAGHSQKEFLDRLKADRDTLTALRTAAEQAVAQSQALAAEQGKAKDDVARKLAEVEQLVGSLTGAQRDELAELEKQQANEAQLAFLASGALGKGERTPSATGRKAVAWALQQLGKDYVWGGAGPDVFDCSGLTSQAWLHAGLPIPRTSQEQWAQLKHVPLNQIRPGDLIVYFAGATHIGMYIGGGLIVQAPHTGDVVKVSQIGAMPILGAVRPDGNDAADDAGGAWKVPDVPLGAVKIQPAKPSTLPTPPAPTTTPTAPGGTPSAPATPSDPATPGGSGTPSGSGTPSGSGTPSGSGTPSGSGTPGGTAGPSGTGTPSGLTAPAGSGSPSGADAVSPSGSRSAG, from the coding sequence ATGGGGGCTGGGCAGCGGACCGAATCGACCGGCCTGAGGCCGTGGGTGCGCGCCGCGCTGCGCTGCGGAGCGGTGCTCGCCGCCGCCGCGCTCACCCTGCCGTTCTTCGCCTCGGCGGCGTACGCCGTGCCCGGGCCGGGCGCCCCCGCGGTCTCCGCCGGGTCCGACCCGCTGGCCGAGGCCAAGCGCACCCTCGGGCCGATGCTCGACGAACTGCACGCCCTCTACCAGCAGGCCGAGACCGCCACCGAGCAGTACAACGGCACGGTCGCCAAGCTCGCCGAGCAGCAGGCCACCGTCGAGGACCTGAACAACCGGGCCGCCCGGCAGCAGGACGCCGTCGACGCCGGCAGCGACCTCGCCTCCCAGCTCGCCGCCGCGCAGTACCGCAACAGCCAGATATCCGGGTACGCCGAGCTGCTGATGGCCGAGAACCCGTACGAGGCCGTGGTGATCGCCGAGCTGCTGAACTCCGCCGGGCACTCGCAGAAGGAGTTCCTGGACCGGCTCAAGGCGGACCGGGACACCCTGACCGCGCTGCGCACCGCCGCCGAGCAGGCCGTCGCCCAGTCGCAGGCGCTGGCCGCCGAGCAGGGGAAGGCGAAGGACGACGTCGCCCGGAAGCTGGCCGAGGTCGAGCAGCTGGTCGGCTCGCTCACCGGCGCCCAGCGCGACGAGCTGGCCGAGCTGGAGAAGCAGCAGGCCAACGAGGCGCAGCTGGCCTTCCTGGCCTCCGGGGCGCTCGGCAAGGGCGAGCGGACGCCCTCGGCGACGGGCCGCAAGGCGGTCGCCTGGGCGCTCCAGCAGCTCGGCAAGGACTACGTGTGGGGCGGCGCCGGGCCGGACGTGTTCGACTGCTCCGGCCTCACCTCGCAGGCCTGGCTGCACGCCGGGCTGCCCATCCCGCGCACCAGCCAGGAGCAGTGGGCGCAGCTCAAGCACGTCCCGCTGAACCAGATCCGCCCCGGCGACCTGATCGTCTACTTCGCCGGCGCCACCCACATCGGGATGTACATCGGCGGCGGGCTGATCGTGCAGGCCCCGCACACCGGGGACGTGGTGAAGGTCTCGCAGATCGGCGCGATGCCGATCCTGGGCGCGGTCCGCCCGGACGGGAACGACGCGGCGGACGACGCGGGCGGCGCCTGGAAGGTGCCGGACGTGCCGCTGGGCGCGGTGAAGATCCAGCCCGCCAAGCCCTCGACGCTGCCGACGCCGCCCGCGCCGACGACCACGCCCACCGCGCCGGGCGGCACGCCCAGCGCGCCCGCCACGCCGTCCGACCCGGCCACGCCCGGCGGTTCGGGGACGCCGAGCGGCTCCGGCACGCCGAGCGGTTCCGGCACCCCCAGTGGTTCCGGCACGCCGAGCGGCTCGGGCACCCCGGGCGGGACGGCCGGGCCGAGCGGGACGGGCACGCCCAGCGGCCTCACGGCGCCCGCCGGGTCGGGGTCGCCGAGCGGGGCGGACGCGGTGTCGCCGTCCGGGAGCCGGTCGGCGGGCTGA